The Duganella sp. BuS-21 sequence GAGCTGCTGGACACGCGCGTCAACAGCGGCGTCATTGCTTATGAGCCGACGGAGCTGGTGATTACCGCGCGCTGCGGCACGCCGCTGATGGAGATCGAGGCGCTGCTGGCGCAGCACGGACAGATGCTGGCGTTCGAGCCGCCGCGCTTCGGCGCCGGCTCGACCATCGGCGGCGTGGTCGCCAGCGCGCTGTCCGGCCCTCGCCGCGCCAGCGCCGGTGCGGTGCGCGACTTCGTGCTCGGCGCCATGTTGATGGATGGCCGTGGCGAGCAGCTACGCTTCGGTGGGCAGGTGATGAAGAACGTGGCCGGCTACGATGTCTCGCGTTTGCTGGCGGGCTCGCTGGGAACGCTGGGATTGATTCTTGAGGTGTCGCTCAAGGTGCTGCCGGTGCCGCTGCGCACGGCCAGCCTGCGGTTCGAGTTGAGCGAGATCGATGCGCTCACGCGCCTGAACGAGTGGGCCGGGCAGCCGTTGCCGATTTCGGCCAGTTGCTGGCATGGCGGCGTGCTGACGTTGCGCTTGTCCGGCGCCGGTGCGGCGGTGGCGGCGGCGCAGCAGCGCTTGGGCGGGCAGGTATTGGAAGAGGGCGAGGCCGATGCCTTCTGGACTTCCTTGCGCGATCAGGCGCATGACTACTTCATTGGCGGTAGCTTGTGGCGCATGTCGTTGCCGTCGCATGCCAGCGCGATTATTTTGCGCGGCGAGCAGCTGATCGAGTGGGGCGGGGCGCAGCGCTGGCTCAAGGTCGATTCCACCGCGCAGGCGGACAGTATCCGGCGCACGGTGGCGGCGGCTGGCGGTCACGCTACGCTGTATCGCGGCGGCGACAAGAGCGTGGGCGTATTTCATCCGCTGGCGCCGGCGGTGGCGAAGATTCATGAGCGTCTCAAGCAGTCTTTCGATCCCGCCGGGATCTTCAACCCTGGGCGGATGTACTGAACCATGCAAACCAATCTCGCTGACTTCATCAAGAACACGCGCGAAGGCGAAGAGGCCGAGGCGATCCTGCGCGCTTGCGTGCATTGCGGTTTTTGCACCGCCACCTGTCCCACCTATCAACTGCTGGGCGATGAGCTGGATGGGCCGCGTGGCCGCATCTATCTGATCAAGCAGGTGCTGGAAGGTGCGCCGGTGACGGCCAAGACGCAGACGCATCTGGATCGTTGCCTGACCTGTCGGAATTGCGAGACGACCTGTCCATCCGGTGTGAAGTATGGACGGTTGGTCGATATCGGCCGGCAGGTGGTGGAGCAGCGCGTGGAGCGGCCGCTGGGGGAGCGCATCAAGCGCAAGCTGCTGGTGGAAGGGCTGACGCGTCCAATGGTGTTCAAGACGGCGCTGCGGGCGGGCCAGTTTTTCCGTCCGCTGTTATCGCCGGCCCTGCAGGACAAGGTGCCGCAGCGGCGGCATGCCGGTATGTGGCCGGCGCGTGAACATGCGCGCAAGATGCTGGTGCTGGAGGGCTGCGCGCAGCCGGGCATGGCGCCCAACATCAACACCGCCACCGCGCGCGTGCTCGATGCGTTGGGCGTGCAACTGGTGGTCGCGCCGAAGGCTGGTTGCTGCGGCGCGTTGCGGCATCACATGAACCAGCAGGAGGCGGCGCTGGATGATATGCGCCGCAATATCGATGCGTGGTGGCCGTACGTTCAGCCGGCCTCCGGGACCGCCGCTGCTGACGCGGTCGAGGCCATCGTCATGACCGCGTCGGGCTGCGGCGTCACGGTCAAGGAATACGGCCACCTGCTGGCGCACGACAGCGCCTATGCGGAGAAGGCGCGGCGCATCGCGGAGCTGACGCGCGACCTGAGCGAGATCATGCCGCAGTTCGAGGCGCAGCTTGCGCAACTGGTGGGTGCTCGTGCCGGCGGGACGGCGGCTGGCCGCGTCGCCTACCATCCTCCCTGCACGCTGCAACACGGCCAGCAGATACGCGGCCAGGTCGAAGGCGTGCTGCGCGCGGTCGGCGTGGACGTGGTGCTATGCGCCGACAGCCACTTGTGTTGCGGCTCGGCCGGCAGCTACTCCCTGCTGCAACCGGAACTGTCGCTACAACTACGCGACCGCAAACTCGCCAACCTGGCAGACACCGGCGCGACGACGATCGTGTCGGCAAATGTCGGCTGCAGCGCACATCTGCAATCGGGCACGGAAACGCCGGTCATGCACTGGATAGAACTGATCGACAAAGCCTTAAAGTAAAGCCATCTGCGCGGTACCTGCAGCCGGCTCGCTGTGCAGGTTGATGATCAACGGCAGGCTGGCTGCGGCCTGCCACACCGAGGCCGTATCGAAGCTGGCGACCCACGACAACACATCGTCCGCCGGCATCGGCCGCGCGATGCCATAACCCTGCACCAGGTCGCACCCGAGGCGCATCAGCATGGCGCCATGCTCGATGGTCTCCACCCCTTCCGCAATCACACCCAGGCCGAACGAGCGCGCTAACCCGATCACCGCGCTCACCAAGTGAAGATCATCCCGGTCCACCAGCATATTGCGCACAAAGCTCTGGTCGATCTTGAGAATATCCGCAGGCAGCCGCTTCAGATAGGACATGGACGAATAGCCGGTGCCGAAATCATCGAGCGCAAAGCTGATGCCGAGCGCCTGGCAATCCAGCATGATGCCGCGCACATGCGCGATATCGCTCAACGCCGACGACTCCAGTATCTCCAGCTCCAGCATGTGCGGCGCAACGTCGGGGAACTCGGCCAGGATCGCCTTCAGCCGCTCGACGAAATCATGGCGCTGGAAATGCCGTGCCGCGATGTTCACGCTGATGACCCAATCGGCATCGAACGCACGCCAGGTCTGCAGTTGGCGCAAGGCCTCGCGCAGCACCCACTCGCCGATATCGATGATCACATCGCTATGCTCCACGATGGGCAGGAAATCGCCCGGTCCGATGATGCCGCGCAGCGGATGCTCCCAGCGCACCAGCGCCTCCATGCCGACGATGCGGCCCTTGCGCATGTCGAGCTTGGGCTGGTAGTACAGCACCAGCTCATTGGCGCGCACCGCCGCCCGCACTTCGGTGCGGCGGTTGTGGTGCGTGCGCACCTGCTCATCCAGGTCGGCGTCGAAGAAATGATAGCGGTGGCGGCCCATGATCTTGGCCTGGTACAGCGCCTGGTCCGCATGGCGCAGCAGGCTGTCGGCGCTGATGCCGGTGCCGGTGTAGACGGCGATGCCGGCGCTGGCCGACATGCTCACCGCATCGCCATCGCAAATATAGTCGCGCGACAGGGCTGCCATCAGCTTGCCCATGGCATGGTCGATGGCGGCGCGGTCGTCCAGTTCCGGCAGCAGCAGCACGAACTCATCGCCGCCCAGGCGCGCCACATAGTGGCGCTGTCCGGCGAAATCGTGCAGGCGGCTGGCGGCTTGCTTCAGGATCTCGTCGCCCACGGCCTGGCCCAGCGACTGGTTCACGTGCTGGAAATGATCGAGGTCGAACAGGCACACGGCCAGCAAGTGATTGTGTTCACGCGCGCGCATCACCTCCTGCTCGAAGCGCTGCGCCAGCGCGCTGCGGTTCGGCAGGCCGGTGAGGATATCGTGATGGCTTTGCCACGAGATCTGCTGCATCAACTGGCGCCGCTCGGTCACGTCGCGGAACACCAGCACCGAGCCTTGCACCGTGCCGCGCCGGGTGCGGATGGCGTTGGCCGTGTATTCCACGGTGCAGGTCTCGCCCAGGCGGTTGCGCAAGCTCTGGTTGCCGACCTTGACCACTTCACCGCCGGCATAGATGGCTTTCATCGATTTAAGCAGCGAATGTTGGCCGAAATTATTCGCCAGGATGAACACCTGATGCAGCTCCATGCCGCGCGCGCGCGACTCCGACCAGCCGGTAAGCTGCTGCGCTACTTCGTTGATGTTTTCGATGCGACCGGTCAGGTCGGTGGTGATGACGGCGTCGCCGATCGAAGCCAGCGTGACCTCGATGCGGTCCTTCTCCACCTGCAGCTGCTGTTGTGCCAACAGGGTGCGCGCCAGTTGGGCGCTCAGGTCGTTCTGGCTTTGCTGCAGCTTGTGTACCAGCGCCTGCACGCGCTGCGCCATGTTGTTGAAGGTCGAGGCCAGCATGCGCGCTTCCAGCGTTCCCCTGACCGGGAGGCGCGTATCGTGCTCGCCGTTCTGGAAGCGGTTGGTCGCATCGTTCAGGCGGTGCAGCATGCGCTTGTTGGCGAAGATGAGCATCGCCAGCAGCGTGTAGATGACGGCGATGTTCACCAGCGAGATCACCGCCTGCTGCTTCACGCTGCGCCAGACCTGCGTCAGCGGCAGCACCGGTTCAAAGCTGAGCGATAGCGTGGCGTCGCCGACGACGATGTTCTGCTCGATCGGCGCAATGGGATTCAGGCGCGGGAACCAGTCGGGATAGGCCGGTTCCACGCGGTTGCTGCGCAGGGCTTCCAGGTGGCCGCCTGGATAATCGAGCCGCGTCGCCGTCAGGTCGGCGTTGAGCAGCAGGGCCGACGACAATGCGGCATCCAGGCTGCCGCGATCGGGCACGGCCAACGCCGGCTGCACGGTCTTGACCAGGTAGGCGGTTAGCTCGCCGGCATCCTTTTTATAGCGGATCTGGGCGTAGCTGGTTTCCGACTTCAGCATCAGGTGATAGCGGACGCCGACCACCAGCGCGATGATCACGAAGATCGGCAGGAACAGCCGCGAGTAGGTTCCCATGCGCAGCCAGGGCGAGAGTAGTTTTCCCAGCAAAGGCATCACTTATTCGGCCAGCAGCTTTTCAATGTCCGCAATCAGCTCTTCCGGCTTGGTGGCCGGAGCGTAGCGGTTGAAGACGGTGCCGTCCTTGCGGATCAGGAATTTGGTGAAGTTCCATTTAATGCTCTCGGTGCCCAGGATGCCGGGGGCATCCTTCTTCAGTTTCTGGAACAGCGGGTGGGCGTGGTCGCCGTT is a genomic window containing:
- the glcE gene encoding glycolate oxidase subunit GlcE; its protein translation is MTVYDDFATRIRAASANSTPLRLRGGGTKDWYGQAFDGELLDTRVNSGVIAYEPTELVITARCGTPLMEIEALLAQHGQMLAFEPPRFGAGSTIGGVVASALSGPRRASAGAVRDFVLGAMLMDGRGEQLRFGGQVMKNVAGYDVSRLLAGSLGTLGLILEVSLKVLPVPLRTASLRFELSEIDALTRLNEWAGQPLPISASCWHGGVLTLRLSGAGAAVAAAQQRLGGQVLEEGEADAFWTSLRDQAHDYFIGGSLWRMSLPSHASAIILRGEQLIEWGGAQRWLKVDSTAQADSIRRTVAAAGGHATLYRGGDKSVGVFHPLAPAVAKIHERLKQSFDPAGIFNPGRMY
- the glcF gene encoding glycolate oxidase subunit GlcF — translated: MQTNLADFIKNTREGEEAEAILRACVHCGFCTATCPTYQLLGDELDGPRGRIYLIKQVLEGAPVTAKTQTHLDRCLTCRNCETTCPSGVKYGRLVDIGRQVVEQRVERPLGERIKRKLLVEGLTRPMVFKTALRAGQFFRPLLSPALQDKVPQRRHAGMWPAREHARKMLVLEGCAQPGMAPNINTATARVLDALGVQLVVAPKAGCCGALRHHMNQQEAALDDMRRNIDAWWPYVQPASGTAAADAVEAIVMTASGCGVTVKEYGHLLAHDSAYAEKARRIAELTRDLSEIMPQFEAQLAQLVGARAGGTAAGRVAYHPPCTLQHGQQIRGQVEGVLRAVGVDVVLCADSHLCCGSAGSYSLLQPELSLQLRDRKLANLADTGATTIVSANVGCSAHLQSGTETPVMHWIELIDKALK
- a CDS encoding EAL domain-containing protein encodes the protein MPLLGKLLSPWLRMGTYSRLFLPIFVIIALVVGVRYHLMLKSETSYAQIRYKKDAGELTAYLVKTVQPALAVPDRGSLDAALSSALLLNADLTATRLDYPGGHLEALRSNRVEPAYPDWFPRLNPIAPIEQNIVVGDATLSLSFEPVLPLTQVWRSVKQQAVISLVNIAVIYTLLAMLIFANKRMLHRLNDATNRFQNGEHDTRLPVRGTLEARMLASTFNNMAQRVQALVHKLQQSQNDLSAQLARTLLAQQQLQVEKDRIEVTLASIGDAVITTDLTGRIENINEVAQQLTGWSESRARGMELHQVFILANNFGQHSLLKSMKAIYAGGEVVKVGNQSLRNRLGETCTVEYTANAIRTRRGTVQGSVLVFRDVTERRQLMQQISWQSHHDILTGLPNRSALAQRFEQEVMRAREHNHLLAVCLFDLDHFQHVNQSLGQAVGDEILKQAASRLHDFAGQRHYVARLGGDEFVLLLPELDDRAAIDHAMGKLMAALSRDYICDGDAVSMSASAGIAVYTGTGISADSLLRHADQALYQAKIMGRHRYHFFDADLDEQVRTHHNRRTEVRAAVRANELVLYYQPKLDMRKGRIVGMEALVRWEHPLRGIIGPGDFLPIVEHSDVIIDIGEWVLREALRQLQTWRAFDADWVISVNIAARHFQRHDFVERLKAILAEFPDVAPHMLELEILESSALSDIAHVRGIMLDCQALGISFALDDFGTGYSSMSYLKRLPADILKIDQSFVRNMLVDRDDLHLVSAVIGLARSFGLGVIAEGVETIEHGAMLMRLGCDLVQGYGIARPMPADDVLSWVASFDTASVWQAAASLPLIINLHSEPAAGTAQMALL